TTTTCTGGTCTCCACGCTGACGTGGGCTTATGTTTAGCCTTTGTCAACCTGATCGGATTCTGGAGAAAACTGTGACCGAAAAGACGCTTCGCCTCATCCCGACCCTCATCCCGACCCTCAGCCTGATTCTGGCGTCACTGTTCTGGGCAAGTTCATTTGTCGCCCTGAAGATCGCATTTCGCAGCTATCATCCAATGCAGGTCATTTTCGGGCGGATGTTCATCGCCAGCCTGTGCCTGTTGGTCTTTTTGCCCGCCCTGCGCAAAATCAACTGGCGCCGCAAGGATATCAAATACCTGTTGCTTATGGCGATCAGCGAACCCTGCCTGTATTTCATTTTTGAGGCCAAGGCCCTGCAGCACACCAGCGCGTCCCAGGCCGGCATGATCACCGCCATGTTGCCGTTGCTGGTCGCGATCATGGCTTGGGCGTGGCTCAAAGAAAAGATCCGCCGGCAGACCATGAGCGGATTTTTCCTGGCTATTGTTGGGGCTTGCTGGTTAAGTCTGGCCAGCGATACCGACCTCAACGCGCCCAATCCACTGCTGGGCAATTTCTGTGAATTCCTTGCCATGATCTGTGCCGCAGGGTACACCGTTTCCCTGAAACACCTGACCAGCCATTATCCGCCTTTGCTCTTGACTGCTTTTCAGTCGGTTATCGGCAGTATTTTCTTTTTCCCGTTTCTGCTCATGCCGCAGATCGGTTTTCCGCACGGCTGGGAACCGCTGCCGGGGCTGGCCATTATCTACCTGGGGACAGTTGTTACCCTGGGCGGTTATGGCTGTTTCAATTTCGGAGTCAGCCGGGTGCCCGCCAGTCAGGCTGCCGGATTCGTCAATCTGATTCCGGTATTCGGTGTTGTCCTCGGCATGCTCGTTCTCGGTGATCAGCTCAACCTTTCCCAATGGTTGGCCTGCGGGCTGGTGTTCGGCGGCGTCTGGCTGAGCAGTCGCAAGGAACGAATCCTGTCCCTGCAGCCGAGCCACTGAAGCGGACGGTTATCAGTCATGGACTATTCGCTGAATCCCATCGCCATTATTCATTCGCCGTTCAAGGAAAAGTTCGCCACTCCGCGCCAGGCGGGACTGGCACCGACGGTCACCGCGGAAGTGGTCTTTTTTCCTGACTATGCCACGCCGGAGGCGGTGCGCGGGCTGAGCGAGTTCAGCCACATCTGGTTGCTGTTCCTGTTTCACCACAACTGGCAGAAAGGCTGGCAACCGACGGTCAGGCCGCCGCGCCTGGGCGGCAACAAGCGGGTCGGGGTCTATGCGTCCCGCTCGCCGTTTCGTCCCAACCCCATCGGCCTGTCCGCGGTCCGGCTGTTATCGGTGATTGTCCGGGACGGCCAGGTGGTGCTGAAGGTCCAGGGGGCCGATCTGATCGATCAAACCCCGATCATTGATATCAAGCCCTACCTTCCTTACGGCGATGCCATCAGCGGGGCTGCTGGAGGCTTTGCACCACAAGCGCCGAGCCACCGCCTGGCGGTCGAATTCTCTTCTCTTGCCCAGGAACAGCTGGCCCGGTTTCGCCCAGCCCACCCGGAACTTGAAGCTCTGTTGCACGAGACCCTGGGGCTCGATCCGCGACCGGCCTATCGCAGCGCCCCGGAGGATGAGCGCGAATATGGAGTCCGTTTGCTGGACTACAACATCCGCTGGCAGGTCAGCGGCGGGCGGGTCATGGTTCTGGCCATCGATCCGGTGGAACAATGAAAAACGGCAGGCCTTAGGGCCTGCCGTTTTTATTTTCTCTTGGACAAGCCCGTAGCGGACTTACCCATGTCGGTTTGACCGGCTTCCTGGCTATTCCATCTGGTTGAGCAGCACGTGGTTAAGAATCCCGCCGCTGCGGAAATAGCCGACCTCCTGATCGGTATCAAGGCGACAGAGCACCTCAAGCTGTTCGGTACGGCCATCCCCCCTGGTCAGGGTCAGGGTCATCTTCTGCTTGGCCCGGAGTTTTTCCACCGGCGCAAGGCTGAGAGTCTCGGTTCCATCCAGGCCCAGACTTGCAGCGGATTCCCCGGCGCTGAACTGTAACGGCAAGACCCCCATGCCAACCAGGTTGGAGCGGTGGATACGCTCGTAACTTTCCGCCAGAACCGCTTTGACACCAAGCAGCAGCGTGCCCTTGGCGGCCCAATCCCGGCTGGAGCCGGTTCCGTATTCCTTGCCGGCAATAATCACCAGCGGGGTACCATCCTGCGAATACCTGCTGGCCGCGTCGAAAATGCTCATCTCTTCCCCGGTGGCCAGGTATTTGGTCACGCCGCCTTCGGTTTCCGGCACCATCTTGTTGCGCAAGCGAATATTGGCAAAAGTGCCACGCATCATCACTTCGTGGTTACCGCGACGCGAACCGTAGCTGTTGAAATCACGCTCTTCCACCCCGTGTTCCCGCAGGTAGCGGCCGGCCGGACTCGACGCCTTGATGGAGCCGGCCGGGCTGATATGATCGGTGGTGATGGAATCTCCGAGCAGGGCCAGTTGGCGGGCATCGGTGAACCCGGGATAGCTTTCACTGAAGCTCAACTCATCGAAAAAGGAGGGGAGGCGGATATAGGTTGAGTCAGCGTCCCAGGCATAAGTCAACCCTTCCGGGACCGGCAGATTGCGCCAGCTCTCGTCGCCACTGAAGACTTCGGCGTACTCCTTCTGGAACATCTTGGCATTGACCAGAGCAACCATCTCCGCGACTTCGGCATTGCTCGGCCAGATATCCTTGAGATACACCGGCTGCCCGGTCCGGTCGTTGCCGAGCGGGTCGCTGGTCAGGTCGATGCGGGTCGTTCCGGCCAGGGCGAAGGCCACCACCAACGGCGGTGA
This genomic window from Pelobacter seleniigenes DSM 18267 contains:
- a CDS encoding DMT family transporter produces the protein MTEKTLRLIPTLIPTLSLILASLFWASSFVALKIAFRSYHPMQVIFGRMFIASLCLLVFLPALRKINWRRKDIKYLLLMAISEPCLYFIFEAKALQHTSASQAGMITAMLPLLVAIMAWAWLKEKIRRQTMSGFFLAIVGACWLSLASDTDLNAPNPLLGNFCEFLAMICAAGYTVSLKHLTSHYPPLLLTAFQSVIGSIFFFPFLLMPQIGFPHGWEPLPGLAIIYLGTVVTLGGYGCFNFGVSRVPASQAAGFVNLIPVFGVVLGMLVLGDQLNLSQWLACGLVFGGVWLSSRKERILSLQPSH
- the tsaA gene encoding tRNA (N6-threonylcarbamoyladenosine(37)-N6)-methyltransferase TrmO yields the protein MDYSLNPIAIIHSPFKEKFATPRQAGLAPTVTAEVVFFPDYATPEAVRGLSEFSHIWLLFLFHHNWQKGWQPTVRPPRLGGNKRVGVYASRSPFRPNPIGLSAVRLLSVIVRDGQVVLKVQGADLIDQTPIIDIKPYLPYGDAISGAAGGFAPQAPSHRLAVEFSSLAQEQLARFRPAHPELEALLHETLGLDPRPAYRSAPEDEREYGVRLLDYNIRWQVSGGRVMVLAIDPVEQ